A genomic region of Pseudoalteromonas piscicida contains the following coding sequences:
- a CDS encoding GGDEF domain-containing protein has translation MNTWLIYLLEDNDEDAYLVKRTLASTDGRQKFNVKHFKNLEQLETALNTVKPEAILIDLNIDESQGLTTLIKVKQLPISAPIIVLTGVSETLFGEKAIQLGAQDYIPKHEVSGPLLARTITFSKERYEMQRNLENLVVMDRLTMLHNRGAFDNELERAISESERYGHGFGVLFIDLDNFKPVNDQLGHQAGDQLLKILAAKLKMYKRASDFVARYGGDEFVVIAPHLTEKNQLRKLAQHKYDLLSDNYCLQDESANIREVKLDLSIGAVIYPTDATSAEELVAKADKAMYHAKTNQLPYAFYSDAGLTAK, from the coding sequence ATGAATACATGGCTGATTTATCTTCTTGAAGACAACGATGAAGATGCTTACTTAGTAAAGCGCACACTTGCAAGTACTGATGGTAGACAAAAGTTTAACGTTAAACACTTCAAAAATTTAGAACAACTTGAAACCGCCTTAAACACAGTCAAACCAGAAGCTATCCTTATCGATTTAAATATCGATGAGAGCCAAGGTCTTACCACGCTGATTAAAGTAAAACAGTTGCCAATCAGCGCCCCTATAATCGTGCTAACTGGGGTATCTGAAACACTTTTTGGCGAAAAGGCAATTCAACTTGGTGCGCAAGATTATATCCCAAAACACGAAGTGAGCGGCCCACTACTGGCACGTACAATCACCTTCTCAAAAGAACGCTACGAAATGCAGCGGAATCTAGAGAACCTAGTGGTGATGGATAGACTCACTATGCTACATAACCGCGGCGCATTTGATAACGAATTAGAAAGAGCGATTTCTGAGTCAGAGCGGTATGGTCATGGATTTGGTGTGCTGTTTATTGATCTCGACAACTTTAAACCAGTCAATGATCAACTAGGTCATCAAGCAGGCGATCAATTGCTAAAAATACTGGCAGCAAAACTTAAAATGTATAAACGTGCGTCAGACTTTGTTGCACGCTACGGTGGTGATGAATTCGTGGTTATCGCCCCTCATCTAACCGAAAAAAATCAGTTACGGAAACTTGCTCAGCATAAGTATGACTTGCTCAGTGATAATTACTGTCTCCAAGATGAAAGCGCCAATATCCGCGAAGTAAAACTGGACTTAAGCATTGGCGCAGTGATTTATCCAACTGACGCCACATCAGCAGAAGAGTTAGTTGCTAAAGCAGATAAAGCTATGTATCACGCGAAGACGAATCAATTACCTTACGCGTTTTACTCGGATGCAGGACTCACAGCAAAATAG